One window of the Rosa rugosa chromosome 3, drRosRugo1.1, whole genome shotgun sequence genome contains the following:
- the LOC133736654 gene encoding glucose-1-phosphate adenylyltransferase large subunit, chloroplastic/amyloplastic-like — MDSCCATLKANALPVKVREGGLRNQGNGFWGESIRGSLKSRDLSTQLLKSLKSERKIKPGVAHSILTSPDISQDNVTFQAPLFETPKADPKNVASIILGGGAGTRLFPLTSKRAKPAVPIGGCYRLIDIPMSNCINSGIKKIFILTQFNSFSLNRHLARTYNFGDGMNFGDGFVEVLAATQTPGEAGKKWFQGTADAVRQFIWVFEDAKNKNVEHIVILSGDHLYRMNYLDFVQKHIDTNADITVSCIPMDETRASDYGLMKIDQSGRIVHFAEKPKGIDLEAMQVDTTVLGLSELDAMTNPYIASMGVYVFRTDVLLKLLRFSYPSSNDFGSEIIPAAVREHNVQAYLFNDYWEDIGTVKSFFDANLALTEQPPKFEFNDPKTPFYTSPRFLPPTKVEKCRIMDAIISHGCFLRECSVQHSIVGVRSRLEYGVELKDTMMMGADYYQTEEEIASLLADGKVPVGVGENTKIWNCIIDKNAKIGRNVVITNADGVEEAERAEEGFYIRSGITVVLKNATINDGTII, encoded by the exons ATGGATTCTTGCTGTGCGACTCTGAAGGCTAATGCCCTTCCGGTTAAAGTCAGAGAAGGAGGTCTTAGGAACCAAGGTAATGGCTTTTGGGGTGAGAGTATCAGAGGGAGTCTGAAAAGCAGAGATTTGAGTACCCAATTGTTGAAAAGCTTGAAATCTGAAAGAAAGATCAAGCCTGGTGTCGCACACTCTATTCTTACCTCTCCTGATATCAGCCAAGATAATGTG ACATTTCAGGCACCATTGTTTGAGACTCCAAAAGCTGACCCAAAGAATGTTGCTTCTATCATTTTGGGTGGAGGTGCTGGAACTCGACTATTTCCACTCACCAGCAAAAGAGCCAAGCCAGCG GTTCCAATTGGAGGGTGTTACAGGCTTATTGATATCCCAATGAGTAATTGCATTAATAGTGGCATCAAAAAGATATTCATACTAACACAATTCAACTCTTTCTCACTCAATCGCCACCTTGCTCGTACTTACAATTTTGGAGATGGTATGAATTTCGGAGATGGTTTTGTGGAG GTTTTAGCAGCCACACAAACACCGGGAGAAGCTGGGAAAAAATGGTTTCAAGGAACAGCTGATGCTGTGAGACAATTTATATGGGTGTTTGAG GATGCTAAGAACAAAAATGTTGAGCATATAGTGATATTATCCGGCGATCACCTCTACCGGATGAACTATTTGGATTTTGTGCAG AAACATATTGACACAAATGCCGACATTACAGTATCATGCATACCTATGGATGAGAC CCGCGCATCAGATTATGGTCTCATGAAAATTGACCAGTCGGGTCGTATCGTCCACTTTGCCGAGAAACCTAAAGGCATCGATCTAGAAGCAATG CAAGTTGATACCACTGTACTAGGGCTTTCTGAGCTAGATGCTATGACAAATCCTTATATCGCATCAATGGGTGTTTATGTATTTAGAACTGATGTCCTACTAAAGCTATTAAGATTTAGCTACCCTTCTTCCAATGATTTTGGCTCTGAGATTATTCCAGCAGCTGTGAGGGAGCACAATGTCCAG GCATATCTGTTCAATGACTACTGGGAGGATATTGGAACTGTAAAATCTTTTTTTGATGCCAACTTGGCCCTCACAGAACAG CCTCCAAAGTTTGAATTCAATGATCCAAAGACACCTTTCTACACCTCTCCCAGATTCTTGCCACCTACTAAAGTTGAAAAATGCAGG ATTATGGATGCAATAATATCACACGGTTGCTTCTTACGAGAATGTAGTGTTCAACACTCCATAGTTGGGGTGCGGTCACGTTTGGAGTACGGTGTTGAACTGAAG GATACTATGATGATGGGTGCAGACTACTACCAAACTGAAGAAGAGATTGCATCTCTGCTAGCTGATGGAAAGGTTCCAGTTGGTGTGGGAGAAAATACCAAAATCTG GAACTGCATAATCGACAAGAATGCGAAGATCGGAAGAAATGTGGTGATCACAAATGCTGAT GGAGTTGAAGAAGCAGAGAGGGCAGAGGAAGGGTTTTACATTAGGTCCGGAATCACAGTCGTACTGAAGAACGCAACCATTAATGATGGAACTATTATATAA
- the LOC133736655 gene encoding mannan endo-1,4-beta-mannosidase 7-like gives MKNWGLLFCALLLLQNQGILFQQVEAEDGFVKTKGVQFILNGIPYYAHGFNAYWLMYIASDPSQRNLVSSAFQQASKNGLTIARTWAFNDAGYRALQNSPGSYNEQTFQGLDFVVSEARKYGIKLVLSLVNSYENFGGRKQYVEWARSQGQQSINSEDDFYTNSVVKGYYKNHIKTVLTRRNSLTGVAYKDEPTIMAWELMNEPRCTSDPSGKTIQAWITEMASYLKSIDGSHLLEAGLEGFYGESKQQTNPKYFEVGTDFIANNQIPGIDFATVHSYPDQWLTGSSYEDQVSFLSSWVNDHIQDAQNILHKPVLFAEFGRSLKESGYTTSQRDQIFNTVYSAIYSSARGGGAAVGGLFWQLLSEGMDSFQDGYGVVLSESSSTVSIIAEESHRLIKIRKMYARLRNIEKWKQARDIRRAQWWSGNKVNDTGN, from the exons atgaagaattgGGGTCTGCTTTTCTGtgctcttctgcttcttcaaaatcaggGAATTCTTTTCCAACAAGTAGAAGCAGAAGATGGGTTTGTGAAAACCAAAGGAGTCCAGTTTATCCTGAATGGAATCCCTTATTATGCACATGGATTCAATGCTTACTGGTTAATGTACATAGCCTCTGACCCATCTCAGAGAAACCTTGTTTCCTCTGCCTTTCAACAAGCCTCCAAAAATGGCCTCACAATTGCAAGAACTTGGGCTTTCAACGATGCTGGTTACAGAGCCTTACAGAACTCTCCCGGCTCCTACAACGAGCAAACTTTCCAG GGGTTGGATTTTGTGGTATCTGAGGCAAGAAAGTATGGGATAAAGTTGGTGCTGAGTTTGGTGAATAGCTATGAGAACTTTGGAGGCAGGAAACAGTATGTGGAATGGGCAAGAAGCCAAGGACAGCAGTCTATAAATTCTGAGGATGATTTCTACACCAACTCTGTTGTGAAAGGCTACTACAAAAATCATATCAAG ACTGTACTCACGAGAAGGAATAGTCTCACTGGAGTTGCTTACAAAGATGAACCGACTATTATGGCTTGGGAGCTGATGAATGAACCAAGATGCACTTCTGATCCATCAGGAAAAACCATTCAG GCTTGGATTACAGAGATGGCGTCTTACTTGAAATCTATTGATGGAAGTCACTTGCTAGAAGCTGGTCTTGAAGGCTTTTATGGAGAATCAAAGCAACAAACTAATCCAAAATATTTTGAAGTTGGAACAGATTTTATTGCAAACAATCAGATTCCTGGGATTGACTTTGCCACTGTTCACTCATACCCTGACCAATG GTTAACCGGGTCAAGTTACGAAGACCAAGTCTCTTTCTTGAGCAGTTGGGTCAATGATCACATCCAAGATGCACAGAACATTCTTCATAAACCAGTTCTCTTTGCTGAGTTTGGAAGGTCTTTAAAAGAGTCGGGCTATACCACCAGCCAACGTGACCAGATTTTCAACACTGTCTACTCGGCTATCTACTCGTCGGCTAGGGGTGGAGGCGCAGCTGTTGGTGGTTTGTTCTGGCAACTTCTATCTGAAGGAATGGACTCTTTTCAAGACGGGTACGGGGTAGTGTTGAGTGAGAGCTCCTCAACAGTTAGTATAATTGCTGAGGAGTCCCATAGGCTTATCAAGATTCGGAAGATGTATGCCAGGCTGAGAAACATTGAGAAGTGGAAGCAAGCAAGGGATATCAGAAGGGCACAATGGTGGTCTGGAAATAAGGTTAACGATACAGGAAACTGA